One Shewanella sp. MR-4 DNA window includes the following coding sequences:
- the waaA gene encoding lipid IV(A) 3-deoxy-D-manno-octulosonic acid transferase, whose protein sequence is MNRFFYSVLLYLLSPLLIVYLAFRAIKSPDYRGRWGERFGLTRLAPTDLLIHSVSMGETLAAIPLIRQIQQVHPQLKITVTTSSPTGSAEVRKAFGDQVQHCYLPFDLPWCVNRFLRQLSPKWCIIMETELWPNLVALAAKRGVRLMLANARLSAKSAAQYAKRPQLSRPMLQRLDVIAVQTQAEAQRFIDLGVPADRVTVCGSLKFDLTITPERLTLARELRQTWGKETAPVWVAGSVHPGEFDAVLSAHKQLLAKWSEALLVIAPRHPEQFAAVADVVASQDFEFMRRSEAQAITATTQVLVGDTMGELLTFYGAADQAFVGGTLIENGGHNPLEPVAMGVPVMVGPNHWDFAQITQMLADAGGLRIVSSGQELGENLIQYFEQPALRQQAAEAGLAVVEANRGALQRQFALAESLLSRQTA, encoded by the coding sequence ATGAATCGATTTTTTTACAGTGTGCTGCTTTATCTATTATCCCCTCTGCTCATTGTCTATTTGGCGTTCCGTGCCATTAAAAGCCCTGATTACCGTGGCCGCTGGGGCGAACGTTTCGGATTAACACGACTGGCACCAACGGATTTACTGATCCACTCGGTTTCCATGGGCGAAACACTGGCGGCGATTCCGTTAATCCGCCAGATCCAACAGGTTCATCCACAGCTTAAGATTACGGTCACAACCTCAAGCCCGACGGGTTCTGCTGAGGTGCGTAAAGCCTTTGGTGATCAAGTGCAGCATTGCTACTTACCCTTCGATTTGCCTTGGTGTGTGAACCGCTTTCTGCGCCAGTTATCCCCTAAATGGTGCATCATTATGGAGACTGAGCTGTGGCCGAATCTCGTGGCGCTGGCGGCTAAGCGCGGTGTGCGCTTGATGCTCGCTAATGCTAGGTTGTCGGCTAAATCGGCGGCGCAGTATGCCAAGCGTCCACAGTTGAGTCGCCCCATGTTGCAACGTCTAGATGTCATCGCGGTGCAGACGCAAGCCGAGGCGCAGCGATTTATCGACCTTGGGGTGCCTGCTGATAGAGTCACAGTTTGCGGCAGTTTGAAGTTTGATTTAACTATCACCCCTGAACGATTAACCCTAGCGCGAGAGCTAAGGCAGACTTGGGGGAAAGAAACGGCGCCCGTGTGGGTGGCTGGGAGTGTTCACCCCGGTGAGTTTGATGCCGTGCTGAGCGCCCATAAGCAGTTGCTTGCCAAGTGGTCAGAGGCGTTATTGGTGATTGCGCCACGTCATCCTGAGCAGTTTGCGGCGGTGGCCGATGTAGTCGCCAGCCAAGATTTTGAATTTATGCGCCGCAGTGAGGCTCAAGCGATTACTGCCACGACGCAGGTGCTGGTGGGGGATACCATGGGTGAATTGTTAACCTTCTATGGCGCTGCCGATCAAGCCTTTGTGGGTGGGACGTTAATTGAAAATGGTGGCCATAATCCCTTAGAGCCCGTGGCCATGGGCGTACCTGTGATGGTGGGGCCGAATCATTGGGATTTTGCCCAAATTACCCAAATGTTGGCAGATGCTGGCGGCCTGCGGATTGTGAGTTCAGGCCAAGAGTTGGGTGAGAATTTAATTCAGTATTTTGAGCAACCTGCGTTACGCCAACAAGCCGCAGAGGCAGGTCTTGCCGTGGTAGAGGCTAATCGTGGTGCCTTGCAGCGTCAGTTTGCTCTAGCCGAATCCTTACTCTCGCGCCAAACTGCCTAA
- the tdh gene encoding L-threonine 3-dehydrogenase, whose amino-acid sequence MKALSKLKAEKGIWLVDAPKPEMGHNDLLIKIKKTAICGTDMHIYNWDEWSQKTIPVPMVVGHEYVGEVVDIGQEVRGFKIGDRVSGEGHITCGHCRNCRAGRTHLCRNTSGVGVNREGSFAEYLVIPAFNAFKIPDDISDDLASIFDPFGNAVHTALSFDLVGEDVLITGAGPIGIMAAAVCRHVGARHVVITDVNEYRLELARKMGATRAVNVAQESLKDVMKELGMTEGFDVGLEMSGVPSAFHAMLDTMNHGGKIAMLGIPGGEMAIDWSKVIFKGLVIKGIYGREMFETWYKMASLIQSGLDISPIITHHYKIDDFQKGFDAMGSGQSGKVILSWD is encoded by the coding sequence ATGAAAGCACTAAGCAAGTTAAAAGCCGAAAAAGGCATTTGGTTAGTCGATGCGCCTAAGCCTGAAATGGGCCACAACGATCTGCTGATCAAGATTAAAAAGACCGCCATTTGTGGCACCGACATGCACATCTACAACTGGGACGAATGGTCACAAAAAACCATTCCTGTGCCTATGGTGGTAGGTCACGAGTATGTGGGTGAAGTGGTTGATATCGGTCAAGAAGTTCGTGGCTTTAAAATTGGTGACCGCGTTTCTGGCGAAGGCCATATCACCTGCGGCCACTGTCGTAACTGCCGCGCTGGTCGCACCCATTTATGCCGCAACACCTCAGGTGTGGGTGTAAACCGCGAAGGTTCATTTGCCGAATACTTAGTGATCCCAGCCTTTAACGCCTTCAAAATTCCCGATGATATCAGCGATGATTTAGCGTCTATCTTCGACCCGTTCGGTAACGCAGTGCACACAGCGCTGTCATTCGACTTAGTGGGCGAAGACGTGTTAATCACTGGCGCGGGCCCTATCGGTATTATGGCTGCGGCCGTATGTCGCCACGTTGGTGCTCGCCATGTGGTCATTACCGATGTTAATGAATACCGCTTAGAGTTAGCCCGTAAAATGGGTGCTACCCGCGCCGTTAACGTGGCTCAGGAAAGCCTGAAAGACGTGATGAAAGAACTCGGCATGACCGAAGGCTTCGACGTGGGTCTAGAAATGTCTGGCGTACCGTCAGCCTTCCACGCCATGTTAGATACCATGAACCACGGTGGCAAAATCGCGATGCTCGGTATCCCGGGTGGCGAAATGGCGATTGATTGGAGCAAAGTGATCTTCAAGGGTCTGGTCATCAAAGGCATTTACGGCCGTGAAATGTTCGAAACTTGGTACAAGATGGCAAGCTTGATCCAATCTGGCTTAGATATTTCGCCTATCATCACGCACCACTACAAGATTGATGATTTCCAAAAAGGCTTCGACGCTATGGGCTCGGGCCAATCCGGTAAAGTCATCCTCAGCTGGGATTAA
- the polA gene encoding DNA polymerase I, giving the protein MPTIANNPLVLVDGSSYLYRAYYAPPHLTNSKGEATGAVYGVVNMLRSLLSRYQPSHIAVVFDAKGKTFRNDLYEEYKAHRPPMPDDLRSQIEPLHRIIRALGLPLISIPGVEADDVIGTIARQASRENRAVLISTGDKDMAQLVDENITLINTMTDTIMGPEEVAAKYGVGPDRIIDFLALMGDKADNIPGLPGVGEKTALAMLTGAGSVANLLAEPEKVTELGFRGAKTMAAKIIDNADMLKLSYELATIKTDVELEQDWHELEAKPADRDELIKCYGEMEFKRWLAEVLDNKAPTTAAAKVETTETQEETAPSVTIETQYDTILTEAQLDEWIAKLKQAPLMAVDTETTSLDYMVAELVGLSFAVEAGKAAYLPLAHDYVGAPQQLDKQTALEKLRPILEDAKLKKVGQNLKYDISVLANAGIQLQGVVFDTMLESYVFNSVASRHDMDGLALKYLGHKNIAFEDIAGKGAKQLTFNQIQLETAAPYAAEDADITLRLHQHLWPRLEKETELASVFTDIELPLIQILSDIERQGVFIDSMLLGQQSDELARKIDELETKAYDIAGEKFNLSSPKQLQVLFFEKLGYPVIKKTPKGAPSTAEEVLVELALDFPLPKVILEHRSLTKLKSTYTDKLPLMVNAKTGRVHTSYHQANAATGRLSSSEPNLQNIPIRTEEGRRIRQAFIAPQGRKILAADYSQIELRIMAHLSQDAGLLKAFAEGKDIHRATAAEVFGTDFDSVTSEQRRRAKAVNFGLIYGMSAFGLARQLDIPRNEAQTYIDTYFARYPGVLRYMEETRASAAELGYVSTLFGRRLYLPEIRDRNAMRRQAAERAAINAPMQGTAADIIKKAMISIADWIKTDTQGEIAMIMQVHDELVFEVDADKAETLKLKVCELMAKAANLDVELLAEAGIGDNWDQAH; this is encoded by the coding sequence ATGCCTACCATAGCCAATAACCCACTTGTCCTTGTGGATGGATCTTCTTATTTATATCGCGCCTATTATGCGCCTCCTCACCTGACAAACTCAAAGGGCGAAGCTACTGGTGCTGTTTATGGCGTAGTGAATATGCTCCGCAGTTTATTAAGCCGTTATCAACCTAGCCATATCGCTGTGGTGTTCGACGCTAAAGGCAAAACCTTCCGCAATGACTTATATGAAGAATACAAGGCACATCGCCCGCCTATGCCGGATGACCTGCGCTCACAAATTGAACCACTACACCGTATTATCCGTGCCTTAGGCCTGCCCTTAATCTCTATTCCTGGTGTTGAGGCGGACGATGTTATCGGCACAATCGCTCGCCAAGCGAGCCGCGAAAACCGCGCTGTACTCATCAGCACTGGTGATAAAGACATGGCGCAGCTGGTTGATGAAAATATCACGCTGATCAACACCATGACAGATACCATCATGGGTCCTGAAGAGGTTGCGGCTAAATATGGTGTTGGCCCAGACAGAATTATCGATTTCTTGGCGTTGATGGGCGACAAGGCAGATAACATTCCCGGTTTACCCGGCGTAGGCGAAAAAACCGCATTAGCTATGCTCACAGGGGCGGGTAGTGTCGCCAATTTGCTTGCAGAGCCCGAAAAAGTCACCGAATTAGGCTTTAGGGGCGCAAAAACCATGGCGGCGAAAATCATCGACAATGCCGACATGCTAAAACTGTCCTATGAGCTTGCCACCATTAAAACCGATGTTGAGCTCGAACAAGATTGGCATGAACTCGAAGCCAAACCCGCAGACAGGGATGAGCTGATCAAATGCTATGGCGAAATGGAATTTAAACGCTGGCTTGCCGAAGTCTTAGATAATAAGGCGCCAACGACAGCCGCAGCAAAAGTCGAAACGACAGAAACCCAAGAAGAAACAGCGCCCAGCGTCACGATTGAAACCCAATACGATACGATTCTGACCGAAGCTCAGCTCGATGAGTGGATTGCCAAACTCAAGCAAGCGCCATTAATGGCCGTGGATACCGAGACCACCAGTCTCGACTATATGGTTGCGGAATTGGTTGGCCTGTCCTTTGCTGTTGAAGCCGGTAAAGCCGCTTATCTGCCCTTAGCCCACGATTATGTTGGCGCGCCTCAACAATTAGACAAGCAAACTGCACTCGAAAAACTGCGCCCGATACTCGAAGACGCCAAGCTCAAAAAAGTCGGTCAAAACCTGAAATATGATATCAGCGTATTGGCAAATGCAGGCATACAACTCCAAGGTGTGGTATTCGACACTATGCTCGAATCCTATGTGTTTAACTCGGTCGCCTCACGCCATGATATGGATGGGTTGGCGCTTAAATACCTAGGCCATAAAAATATCGCCTTTGAAGATATCGCAGGTAAAGGTGCTAAACAGCTGACCTTCAACCAAATTCAGTTGGAAACAGCAGCCCCTTATGCGGCGGAAGATGCCGATATAACCCTACGTCTACATCAACATTTGTGGCCAAGACTCGAAAAAGAGACCGAATTAGCCTCGGTCTTTACCGATATTGAACTGCCGCTGATCCAAATACTGTCCGATATTGAACGCCAAGGTGTGTTTATCGATAGTATGTTGCTCGGCCAACAGAGTGATGAACTTGCCCGCAAAATCGATGAGTTAGAAACAAAAGCTTATGATATTGCAGGTGAAAAATTCAATTTAAGCTCACCAAAGCAACTACAAGTGCTGTTTTTTGAAAAGCTGGGTTATCCGGTCATCAAAAAAACCCCTAAGGGCGCCCCCTCTACCGCGGAAGAAGTACTGGTTGAGTTGGCATTGGATTTCCCTCTGCCTAAAGTGATCCTTGAGCATAGAAGCCTAACCAAGCTAAAGAGTACTTACACCGACAAGCTCCCTCTAATGGTGAACGCGAAAACGGGTCGAGTACACACAAGCTACCATCAGGCCAACGCGGCAACGGGGCGTTTGTCCTCGAGCGAACCAAACCTACAGAATATTCCTATCCGCACCGAGGAAGGTCGCCGTATTCGCCAAGCCTTTATTGCGCCTCAAGGACGTAAGATTTTGGCCGCCGACTATTCGCAGATTGAATTACGGATCATGGCGCATTTATCCCAAGATGCGGGCTTACTCAAAGCCTTCGCTGAAGGTAAAGACATTCACAGAGCCACCGCCGCCGAAGTATTTGGCACCGACTTTGACAGCGTCACCTCGGAGCAGCGTCGCCGCGCCAAAGCCGTTAACTTTGGCCTTATCTATGGCATGTCCGCCTTTGGATTGGCGCGTCAGCTCGACATTCCCCGCAACGAGGCACAAACTTACATCGACACTTACTTCGCTCGCTATCCAGGCGTATTAAGGTATATGGAAGAAACACGAGCCAGTGCAGCAGAACTTGGCTATGTCTCTACGTTATTTGGGCGCCGCCTGTATTTACCCGAAATTCGCGACCGCAATGCAATGCGCCGCCAAGCAGCAGAAAGAGCCGCGATTAACGCCCCAATGCAAGGCACCGCTGCGGATATCATTAAAAAAGCCATGATCAGCATTGCCGATTGGATAAAAACCGATACCCAAGGTGAAATCGCAATGATCATGCAAGTCCACGACGAATTAGTATTCGAAGTCGATGCCGATAAAGCCGAAACTCTCAAGCTCAAGGTGTGTGAACTCATGGCAAAAGCGGCCAATCTGGACGTGGAACTTCTGGCAGAAGCTGGTATTGGCGATAACTGGGACCAAGCCCACTAG
- a CDS encoding TetR/AcrR family transcriptional regulator: MKTRDKIIYASLELFNEHGERNITTNHIAAHLNMSPGNLYYHFRNKEDIIRSIFSLYEAHLESGFQPYEGEQVNVEQLIGYFDAMFYTLWQFRFMYANLADILARDEELKSRYLQAQQQVLTRSSHVLDKLKQDGFLNIDNDKITQLADTIKMIVSFWIGYQLTQSSTSTITKGILYEGVLRVLMIFKAYATPTSQATFSRLEQHYHELATQDSL, from the coding sequence ATGAAAACCCGCGACAAAATCATCTATGCCAGCCTTGAGCTATTCAATGAGCACGGCGAACGAAATATCACCACCAATCATATTGCCGCTCACCTGAATATGAGTCCCGGGAATCTTTATTATCACTTCCGTAATAAGGAAGACATTATCCGCTCGATCTTCAGTCTCTACGAGGCGCACCTAGAATCGGGATTCCAACCCTATGAAGGCGAGCAAGTCAATGTTGAGCAATTGATCGGCTATTTCGACGCGATGTTTTATACCCTGTGGCAATTCCGTTTTATGTACGCCAATCTTGCCGATATTCTCGCCCGCGATGAAGAATTAAAAAGCCGTTATCTGCAGGCGCAGCAGCAAGTATTAACGCGTTCGAGCCACGTGCTGGATAAACTCAAGCAGGATGGTTTTTTAAATATCGACAATGACAAAATCACCCAACTTGCCGACACCATTAAGATGATTGTGAGTTTTTGGATTGGTTATCAACTCACCCAATCCAGCACTTCAACCATCACTAAAGGCATTCTGTACGAAGGTGTACTGCGGGTATTGATGATTTTTAAGGCCTACGCCACCCCAACATCTCAAGCGACCTTCAGCCGTTTAGAGCAACACTATCACGAGCTAGCGACCCAAGATTCACTCTAA
- a CDS encoding 3-deoxy-D-manno-octulosonic acid kinase has translation MNAQIKIINTADGYMALCQDTPEDITPAWFSVDFWREKAAVVGSSKGRYTTWFVAFSERHWVLRHYWRGGLMEKFSKDAYFYTGLENTRAMGELRLLDLLYREQFAVPKPIAANIVRDGLFYRADIIIERVDGAEDLVAKLTKGAMTPEQWQALGATIAQFHRRGVYHADLNAKNILWQPQQADSVQERFYLIDFDRGEIKTPHAQWHKANLDRLLRSFNKEQGKQPTLAFTPADWTALLAGYHSVIPQA, from the coding sequence ATGAACGCACAAATCAAAATCATAAATACCGCCGATGGCTATATGGCACTTTGCCAAGATACGCCTGAAGACATCACTCCAGCTTGGTTTTCGGTGGATTTCTGGCGTGAAAAAGCCGCGGTAGTGGGATCATCCAAGGGACGTTACACCACTTGGTTTGTGGCCTTTAGCGAGCGCCATTGGGTGTTGCGACATTACTGGCGCGGCGGCCTGATGGAGAAATTCAGTAAGGATGCCTACTTCTATACCGGACTTGAAAACACCCGCGCCATGGGCGAATTAAGGCTGCTCGATCTGCTCTACCGTGAACAATTTGCGGTGCCTAAGCCTATTGCCGCCAATATTGTGCGCGATGGCTTGTTTTACCGTGCCGACATTATTATCGAGCGAGTCGATGGCGCCGAAGACTTGGTCGCCAAGTTAACCAAAGGCGCTATGACTCCAGAGCAGTGGCAAGCACTCGGCGCCACCATTGCCCAATTTCATCGCCGCGGCGTTTACCATGCCGACTTAAACGCGAAAAATATTTTGTGGCAACCACAGCAAGCGGATAGCGTACAAGAACGTTTCTATCTGATTGATTTTGACCGGGGTGAGATCAAAACGCCCCATGCCCAATGGCATAAGGCGAACCTTGATAGGTTGCTACGCTCCTTCAATAAAGAACAAGGAAAACAGCCTACACTCGCCTTCACGCCCGCCGACTGGACGGCTCTGCTCGCGGGCTATCACTCAGTTATTCCCCAAGCCTAG
- the elbB gene encoding isoprenoid biosynthesis glyoxalase ElbB has translation MKKIAVLLSGCGVFDGTEIHESVLTLLSLSKAGAQYQCFAPDINQMHVVNHFTGEVDKTATRNVLVESARIARGEVKATTELDITDFDALVIPGGFGAAKNLCNFATNGSECEVNPLVTDFINEFILAKKPVGFICIAPMMIPRLYGHGAKGTIGNDVDTVAAFNLMGGHHQAATVHDIVVDEVNKIVSTPAYMLAGNIAEAHSGIEKLVAKVLELAK, from the coding sequence ATGAAAAAAATCGCAGTATTGCTCAGTGGGTGCGGTGTTTTCGATGGAACAGAGATCCATGAATCGGTTTTAACGTTATTATCTCTGTCGAAAGCCGGGGCTCAATATCAATGTTTTGCTCCTGATATCAATCAGATGCATGTTGTTAATCACTTCACGGGCGAAGTAGACAAGACGGCGACACGAAATGTGCTGGTTGAATCGGCACGTATCGCCCGCGGCGAAGTAAAAGCTACCACCGAACTCGATATTACCGATTTCGATGCACTGGTTATCCCTGGCGGATTTGGGGCGGCGAAAAATCTGTGTAACTTCGCCACTAATGGTAGTGAGTGTGAAGTGAATCCACTCGTTACTGATTTTATTAATGAATTTATTCTAGCGAAAAAGCCTGTCGGCTTTATTTGTATCGCGCCTATGATGATCCCGCGTTTATATGGACATGGCGCTAAGGGCACTATCGGGAATGATGTGGATACGGTAGCAGCCTTTAATCTGATGGGCGGCCATCATCAGGCGGCGACTGTGCATGATATCGTGGTAGATGAGGTGAATAAGATTGTCAGCACGCCCGCTTATATGCTTGCGGGGAACATTGCCGAGGCGCACTCTGGCATCGAGAAGCTGGTTGCCAAAGTATTAGAGTTGGCCAAGTAA
- the glpG gene encoding rhomboid family intramembrane serine protease GlpG → MIEIGRLPNSRAAQAFVDYLKGEQIDCQIQPLPQGVAILVIRDQDAEQARKEFAHFIANPYDNKYLQASWEHGDTHTKLDYGAPSLQLFAQFITGAGPVTLIIFGLCVLIYAAMNLGFGGPVYETLSYFGAVPDTSVSQFWRVFTPSLMHFSAMHIIFNLLWWWYLGGKIETRIGTAPLLILLLVAGTLPNVVQYYVSGPNFGGLSGVVYAVAGYTWVMGIRKPAAGIGLPPSYMGFMLIWLMLGFTDFLGVSVANGAHIGGLLIGLAQGWFDSRSKATR, encoded by the coding sequence ATGATAGAGATTGGCAGACTCCCCAACAGCAGAGCCGCGCAGGCCTTTGTCGATTACCTTAAAGGTGAACAGATAGACTGCCAGATTCAGCCATTGCCGCAGGGAGTCGCTATTCTGGTTATCCGCGATCAAGATGCCGAGCAAGCCCGTAAAGAGTTCGCCCATTTTATCGCTAATCCTTACGATAACAAATACTTACAAGCCTCATGGGAGCATGGTGATACTCATACTAAGCTCGACTATGGCGCCCCTTCTTTACAGCTTTTTGCGCAATTTATCACAGGTGCAGGCCCAGTTACTCTTATCATCTTTGGCCTCTGTGTACTGATTTATGCCGCGATGAATTTAGGCTTCGGCGGCCCGGTTTATGAAACGCTCTCCTATTTCGGTGCAGTGCCTGACACCAGTGTTAGTCAATTCTGGCGCGTGTTTACCCCAAGCCTGATGCACTTTTCGGCCATGCATATCATCTTCAACTTACTCTGGTGGTGGTATTTGGGTGGAAAAATCGAGACTCGCATAGGTACAGCCCCGCTGTTAATCCTGCTACTGGTCGCCGGTACTTTACCCAATGTCGTCCAATACTATGTTAGCGGCCCCAACTTTGGCGGACTGTCGGGCGTAGTGTATGCCGTCGCCGGTTACACTTGGGTCATGGGGATCCGTAAACCCGCAGCAGGAATAGGTTTACCGCCCTCCTACATGGGATTTATGTTGATTTGGCTGATGTTAGGCTTTACGGATTTCTTAGGCGTGTCAGTTGCGAATGGCGCCCATATTGGCGGATTACTGATAGGTCTCGCCCAAGGCTGGTTCGATAGTCGCAGTAAAGCCACTCGCTAA
- a CDS encoding glycine C-acetyltransferase, with product MASTSFYAQINQQLADVKAEGLYKSERVIASPQQTAIQVNHQEVVNFCANNYLGLANHPELIKAAQQGLDSHGFGMASVRFICGTQDIHKQLEASLSEFLGMEDTILYSSCFDANAGLFETLLDAEDAIISDALNHASIIDGVRLCKAKRFRYANNDMADLETQLIAAKAAGARNILIATDGVFSMDGVIANLQGVCDLADKYGALVMVDDSHAVGFVGLNGRGSHEHCGVMGRVDIITGTLGKALGGASGGFTSGKKEVIDWLRQRSRPYLFSNSLAPSIVTASIHVLEMLKSGQALREAVWENSRYFREKMSAAGFTLGGADHAIIPVMIGDAKLASDFANRLLAEHIYVIGFSFPVVPKGQARIRTQMSAAHTREQLDKAIEAFTRIAKEMAII from the coding sequence GTGGCCTCTACCTCATTCTACGCACAGATTAATCAACAGCTTGCCGATGTTAAAGCCGAAGGTTTATATAAAAGCGAGCGTGTTATTGCCTCACCGCAACAGACCGCCATTCAAGTTAATCACCAAGAAGTTGTTAACTTTTGCGCCAACAACTACTTAGGCCTAGCCAACCACCCTGAACTGATTAAAGCCGCACAGCAAGGCTTAGACAGCCACGGCTTTGGTATGGCTTCAGTCCGTTTTATTTGTGGAACCCAAGACATCCACAAACAACTCGAAGCCAGCCTGAGTGAATTCCTCGGCATGGAAGACACGATTCTGTATTCTTCTTGCTTCGACGCCAACGCAGGTCTGTTCGAAACCCTGTTAGATGCCGAAGATGCGATTATCTCCGACGCCTTAAACCATGCCTCTATTATCGATGGCGTGCGCTTATGTAAGGCCAAACGTTTCCGTTACGCCAACAACGATATGGCGGATTTAGAGACGCAATTGATCGCCGCAAAAGCCGCTGGCGCGCGCAATATTCTTATCGCCACCGACGGCGTATTCTCAATGGACGGCGTGATCGCCAATCTGCAAGGCGTGTGTGATTTAGCCGATAAATACGGCGCATTAGTCATGGTTGATGACTCACATGCCGTGGGCTTTGTTGGCCTCAACGGCCGTGGTTCGCACGAACACTGTGGCGTAATGGGCCGTGTCGATATTATCACTGGCACCTTAGGCAAAGCCTTAGGCGGCGCATCGGGCGGTTTTACTTCAGGTAAAAAAGAAGTCATCGACTGGTTACGCCAACGCTCTCGCCCTTACCTATTCTCTAACTCATTGGCGCCTTCGATTGTAACGGCCTCTATCCATGTATTAGAGATGCTCAAATCGGGCCAAGCACTGCGTGAAGCGGTATGGGAAAACAGCCGTTATTTCCGCGAAAAAATGTCCGCGGCAGGCTTTACCTTAGGCGGTGCAGACCACGCGATTATCCCTGTGATGATTGGCGATGCCAAACTGGCGAGCGATTTCGCTAACCGTTTATTAGCAGAACATATTTACGTTATCGGCTTCTCATTCCCTGTCGTGCCAAAGGGACAAGCCCGTATTCGTACGCAAATGTCGGCGGCCCACACCCGTGAGCAACTCGACAAAGCGATTGAAGCCTTTACCCGTATCGCTAAAGAAATGGCGATTATTTAG
- a CDS encoding glycosyltransferase family 9 protein has product MSLNPNTMNSLCLLRLSAIGDVCHAVAMVQAIQRQYPQLKITWVIGKLEYQLLKHLSGIEFVIFDKSQGWRSYFNLYKALKGRRFDVLLHMQVALRATLASLAISAKIRVGFDRARAKEGQWLVTNHRVEPLAKPHVLDGFMGFAKAIGVSDITPSWNIPVPQADTEFAQRQIADGEKVLVICAAASKAERNWLPERYAAVAQHAVNKGYRVILCGGPTALEKTLADDIANACFAKLDNLVGKTSLTQLLALLKRASLVLAPDTGPAHMAVTQGTPVIGLYAHSNPGRTGPYLSQQYVVSAYQEAIASQQSGEVKWGTRAKGEHLMALISVEAVIEKFDQVIQQTHS; this is encoded by the coding sequence TTGAGTCTAAATCCCAACACCATGAATTCTCTCTGCCTGCTTAGGCTATCGGCTATCGGTGACGTCTGTCATGCCGTGGCTATGGTGCAGGCGATTCAACGCCAATATCCCCAGCTCAAAATCACTTGGGTGATAGGCAAGCTCGAATACCAACTATTAAAGCACTTGTCTGGTATTGAGTTTGTGATTTTCGATAAATCCCAGGGCTGGCGCAGTTACTTTAATCTGTATAAGGCGCTGAAAGGCCGTCGCTTCGATGTTTTGCTGCATATGCAAGTGGCGCTGCGTGCTACCTTGGCCTCCCTCGCGATTTCGGCAAAGATTCGGGTCGGATTCGACCGTGCCCGCGCCAAAGAAGGTCAATGGCTGGTCACCAATCATAGGGTCGAACCTTTAGCAAAGCCCCATGTGCTGGACGGCTTTATGGGATTCGCCAAGGCGATTGGCGTTAGCGATATCACCCCGAGTTGGAATATTCCAGTCCCTCAGGCGGATACTGAATTTGCCCAGCGCCAGATTGCCGATGGCGAGAAGGTATTGGTTATTTGCGCGGCCGCCAGTAAAGCCGAGCGTAATTGGCTGCCCGAGCGTTATGCGGCAGTAGCGCAACATGCGGTGAATAAGGGTTACCGAGTCATTCTCTGCGGTGGCCCTACAGCACTTGAAAAGACATTGGCCGACGATATTGCCAATGCATGTTTTGCGAAACTCGATAACTTAGTCGGTAAAACCAGTTTGACTCAATTGCTGGCTCTGCTGAAACGCGCCAGCCTAGTGCTAGCGCCCGATACTGGCCCTGCACACATGGCGGTCACGCAAGGGACGCCTGTCATAGGTTTATATGCCCATTCCAACCCAGGCCGCACCGGGCCTTATTTATCGCAGCAATATGTGGTGAGTGCCTACCAAGAGGCCATCGCCTCACAGCAAAGCGGTGAGGTGAAATGGGGCACCCGTGCTAAGGGTGAGCACCTTATGGCGCTAATTAGTGTCGAAGCCGTGATTGAGAAATTTGATCAGGTTATTCAGCAGACACACAGTTAA
- the glpE gene encoding thiosulfate sulfurtransferase GlpE produces MSSFKHLSVNQLVQMTESKSVQIVDIRDGHSFNNGHIDGAFNLNNENLAHFIGQADMDSPLVVVCYHGISSQNAAQYLCEQGFDDVYSLDGGFSAWHEANA; encoded by the coding sequence ATGTCTTCCTTTAAACACCTCAGCGTGAATCAATTAGTGCAAATGACCGAGTCAAAGTCAGTGCAAATCGTCGATATTCGCGATGGTCACAGCTTTAACAACGGCCACATTGATGGCGCATTTAATTTGAATAACGAGAATCTGGCGCACTTTATTGGCCAAGCGGATATGGACAGTCCTTTAGTGGTGGTTTGCTACCATGGCATCAGCAGCCAAAATGCCGCGCAATACCTTTGTGAACAAGGCTTTGATGATGTCTATAGCCTAGATGGTGGCTTTAGCGCTTGGCATGAGGCCAATGCATGA